One segment of Rosa chinensis cultivar Old Blush chromosome 6, RchiOBHm-V2, whole genome shotgun sequence DNA contains the following:
- the LOC112171265 gene encoding protein SRC2-like, with the protein MDCRPLEITVFSANDIKDVNMFSKMDVYVVVSVSSNSDKKQKLRTPVHKDVGTNPKWNHTLKFTLDNSALDCLQIKIKLICDRSFGETKIGMVVIPVKDLLQNEKNDKHVIYPVITAKERPKGNEIRTTTATKPQMMEA; encoded by the coding sequence ATGGATTGCAGGCCTTTGGAAATAACGGTGTTCAGCGCAAATGATATCAAGGACGTGAACATGTTCTCCAAGATGGACGTCTATGTCGTTGTCTCCGTCTCCAGTAACAGCGACAAGAAGCAAAAGCTCCGCACCCCCGTCCACAAAGATGTCGGCACCAACCCCAAATGGAACCACACCCTCAAGTTCACCCTGGACAACTCCGCCCTCGACTGCCTCCAAATCAAAATCAAGCTCATCTGTGACCGCTCCTTCGGCGAGACCAAGATCGGAATGGTCGTCATTCCGGTCAAGGACCTCCTGCAAAATGAGAAGAACGACAAGCACGTGATCTATCCGGTCATCACTGCCAAGGAGAGACCCAAAGGCAACGAGATAAGAACGACGACGGCGACGAAGCCGCAGATGATGGAGGCCTAG